From the genome of Pogoniulus pusillus isolate bPogPus1 chromosome 12, bPogPus1.pri, whole genome shotgun sequence, one region includes:
- the DNAJC28 gene encoding dnaJ homolog subfamily C member 28 — MKWLCAMLTNNTGHHLVVRQAMIPRILKLFPYIYGNRMLSSYKSKSSIKDSYKILELEEGCSLDDIRTSYRSLAKKYHPDSSAATADAAAFIKVEEAYRVVLDDVATKEKSGDNDEEEEDLFKTKSPQHRHYLSFEGVGIGTPSQREKQYMQFRVDRATEQVLEYRKQRLESQYAGSDLMKAKDVRESKKMKITQAVERLVEDLIQESMAKGDFDNLRGKGKPLQKFSDSPYIDPMTHNLNRILIDNGYQPEWILMQKEIRETIEQLRKSIVASRSKVGGPMTPHRQKQWNRICEQFIEDIRKLNKRVDSFNLVVPLLSRQMMHFSAEKEIVRAQKTYEALMENREPSHSATKENEEENVKKFGWKSSLFKWLNLTVK, encoded by the coding sequence ATGAAGTGGCTTTGTGCTATGCTGACTAACAACACAGGGCATCACTTAGTGGTACGTCAAGCAATGATTCCAAGAATCCTGAAGCTGTTTCCCTACATTTACGGCAACAGAATGTTGTCAAGTTACAAATCTAAAAGCAGCATCAAGGACTCTTACAAAATTCTTGAGCTTGAGGAAGGATGTTCCCTTGATGATATCAGAACCTCATACCGAAGTCTTGCCAAAAAGTACCATCCAGACAGCAGTGCTGCCACAGCTGATGCCGCAGCGTTTATTAAAGTGGAAGAAGCATACAGAGTTGTACTCGATGATGTGGCAACCAAAGAGAAATCAGGCGACAatgatgaagaggaggaagatctgTTCAAAACAAAATCTCCACAGCATAGACACTACTTGAGTTTTGAAGGCGTTGGTATTGGAACACCAAGCCAAAGAGAAAAGCAATACATGCAGTTTCGAGTAGATCGTGCTACTGAGCAAGTGTTGGAGTACCGAAAGCAGAGACTTGAAAGCCAGTATGCTGGGAGTGACCTGATGAAGGCCAAAGATGTGAGGGAGAGCAAAAAGATGAAAATAACTCAGGCAGTTGAACGGTTGGTTGAGGACCTCATCCAAGAGTCAATGGCAAAAGGAGACTTTGACAACCTCAGGGGCAAAGGAAAACCTTTACAGAAGTTTTCAGACTCTCCCTATATCGACCCTATGACTCACAACTTGAATAGGATCCTGATAGACAATGGATACCAGCCAGAGTGGATCCTGATGCAGAAAGAAATACGGGAAACTATTGAGCAGTTAAGAAAGAGTATAGTGGCATCTCGAAGTAAAGTTGGAGGGCCAATGACACCACATAGGCAAAAGCAATGGAATCGTATTTGTGAGCAATTTATAGAGGACATCAGGAAATTAAATAAAAGAGTTGACAGCTTCAATTTAGTTGTTCCTCTTCTGAGCAGACAAATGATGCACTTCAGTGCAGAAAAAGAAATTGTTCGAGCACAAAAGACGTACGAAGCTTTGATGGAAAACAGAGAGCCTTCTCATTCAGCCACAAAGGAGAATGAAGAGGAAAATGTTAAAAAGTTTGGGTGGAAATCTTCTCTCTTTAAGTGGTTAAACCTCACAGTGAAGTAA